A window from Candidatus Zixiibacteriota bacterium encodes these proteins:
- a CDS encoding S41 family peptidase, whose translation MIQTVLVISLTVYLLTDDNLYHPYRLISALAYIDRYFPEEVNKKELLRTARDQVFASLDRYSGYLDKKELDRVVEEFGGSYGGIGITVVGHNDGLMIMSVREDGPAGKAGMKTGDIILAADSVSMKGKNPYEATLYLRGAEGSSVTITLIRENSQDTLIFALIREQLRLIHIPYAGLNEKGIFYIRILDFEAGATEELAQILDSLYLPKQDSVKGIILDLRGNPGGLLNEALTVANLFLDAERLIVGVKGRSRWRQVEYYSSGDDFTEGRPLAVIIDRGSASAAEIVAGSLRYAGRAVLVGDTTFGKGLVQEFDGFSDGSGIRLTTARYYFEGGVYLNDPAAESKDSAAGIPPDFHVNSDETDDFILALESSLLLRDFALRHKDSLAPTRETPLLSGEWFQRFAAFADSSNFAYHSSLTRELELALELITFEGGSRELFNEGEKLYTLSREQDRVYMERHRDYILRRLYQIALEANFGAAVSYPLAILPYRHDIQRAESLLLSKPIP comes from the coding sequence TTGATACAAACGGTTCTGGTCATCAGTCTTACTGTCTATCTGCTTACCGATGACAATCTTTACCACCCCTATCGCCTCATTTCCGCGCTGGCTTATATCGACCGATATTTTCCCGAAGAAGTCAATAAAAAGGAACTGCTCCGAACCGCCCGCGACCAGGTTTTCGCTTCTCTTGACCGCTACTCCGGATATCTCGACAAGAAAGAACTCGACCGGGTGGTGGAGGAGTTCGGCGGCAGTTACGGCGGCATCGGTATCACGGTGGTCGGTCATAATGATGGGTTGATGATAATGTCGGTGCGGGAGGATGGTCCCGCCGGCAAAGCCGGAATGAAAACCGGCGATATCATTCTCGCCGCCGATTCGGTCAGTATGAAGGGAAAAAATCCGTATGAAGCGACCCTCTATCTTCGAGGAGCGGAAGGCTCTTCCGTAACAATCACCCTTATCCGGGAAAACTCACAGGATACTTTGATTTTCGCTTTGATTCGTGAGCAGTTGCGGCTGATACATATTCCGTACGCCGGTCTCAACGAGAAAGGAATCTTCTATATCAGGATTCTCGATTTCGAAGCAGGCGCCACCGAGGAACTGGCGCAGATTCTCGATTCCCTCTACCTGCCAAAGCAGGATAGCGTGAAAGGGATAATACTTGACCTGCGCGGCAATCCTGGCGGACTTCTCAACGAGGCGCTGACTGTCGCCAATCTCTTTCTCGATGCGGAGCGACTGATAGTTGGAGTCAAAGGACGCAGCCGCTGGCGGCAGGTGGAATATTATTCTTCCGGTGATGATTTTACCGAAGGTCGGCCGCTCGCCGTAATCATCGACCGCGGCTCGGCGTCGGCGGCAGAAATTGTCGCCGGCTCTCTCCGCTATGCCGGACGAGCCGTGCTGGTCGGCGACACCACTTTCGGCAAAGGTCTGGTGCAGGAGTTTGACGGTTTCAGCGACGGCTCCGGCATTCGCCTCACTACTGCCCGCTACTATTTTGAAGGCGGAGTCTATCTTAATGACCCGGCGGCTGAAAGTAAAGACAGCGCCGCCGGAATCCCTCCCGATTTCCATGTCAATTCCGACGAGACTGATGATTTTATCCTGGCGCTGGAGAGTTCCCTTCTTCTGCGCGATTTTGCCCTGCGCCACAAAGACAGCCTTGCCCCGACGCGGGAGACGCCGCTTCTCTCAGGAGAATGGTTCCAGCGCTTCGCCGCTTTTGCCGATTCGTCAAATTTTGCATATCATTCCTCCCTGACCCGGGAGTTGGAGTTGGCGCTGGAACTGATAACTTTTGAAGGGGGAAGCAGAGAACTCTTCAATGAAGGAGAGAAACTGTACACCCTGTCTCGCGAACAAGACCGAGTCTATATGGAAAGACACCGCGACTATATCCTTCGCCGTCTCTATCAAATCGCCCTTGAAGCCAATTTCGGCGCCGCTGTTTCCTATCCACTGGCGATACTGCCGTACCGTCACGATATTCAACGGGCTGAATCCCTTCTTTTGAGCAAGCCGATACCATGA
- the tmk gene encoding dTMP kinase, translating into MKKKGFFITFEGIDGSGKTTQLRLTEKFLRQTGRPLLVLREPGSTPVSEKIREILLDRKSRLSPETELLLYEAARSTLVRDIIAPALKNGLIVLCDRFYDSTTAYQGYGRGLDLSLIDRLNKLAVGKCHPDLTFLVDVNYKTSLTRRKKNSDRLESESAAFFRRVRNGFLAIARKEQKRVVLLRGDGSAAETFAEVINCLQSRLKIR; encoded by the coding sequence ATGAAAAAAAAGGGATTTTTCATTACCTTCGAGGGAATTGACGGTTCCGGCAAAACCACCCAGTTACGACTGACCGAAAAATTTCTCCGCCAGACAGGGCGTCCTCTGCTCGTGCTCCGGGAACCGGGCTCAACTCCTGTCTCCGAGAAAATCAGGGAGATTCTGCTCGACAGGAAAAGCCGCCTCTCGCCGGAAACGGAGCTATTGCTCTATGAGGCGGCGCGCTCCACCCTTGTCCGGGACATCATCGCGCCGGCGCTGAAAAACGGCCTCATCGTCCTCTGCGACCGATTCTACGACTCCACCACCGCCTACCAGGGATACGGACGAGGGTTGGATTTGTCTCTTATCGACCGTCTGAATAAACTGGCGGTCGGAAAATGCCACCCTGACCTTACCTTCCTGGTAGACGTCAATTATAAAACCTCTCTGACCCGGCGCAAGAAAAACAGCGACCGTCTCGAATCAGAATCAGCCGCTTTCTTCCGCCGTGTCCGTAACGGCTTCCTTGCCATTGCTCGCAAAGAACAAAAGAGAGTAGTTCTCCTTCGCGGTGACGGCTCCGCGGCCGAGACTTTTGCCGAGGTGATAAATTGTCTTCAGAGTCGCCTCAAAATCAGGTAG
- a CDS encoding sulfite exporter TauE/SafE family protein, with amino-acid sequence MNEFLMITGAFVSGLLGGFLGLGGGVLLVPFLTLVFFMPMQQAAALSLATVMANSLVSSTEYLKSNLIDLKLVILFSFFASIGAIAAGVVGHYIPGNYLQIAFALILIHATFLILRRRDESPHQKARSLLSRPVTTVAIAVATGILSTLLGVGGGIIIIPASYLILNYPMDISRGSSTFAIGIIATAGSVVYLIHGTLRVECAGPIMLGTMAGGWLGGLLGAKTKSGIIKPIFAILFVYLAIKMFLSGIAYEF; translated from the coding sequence ATGAATGAATTCCTGATGATAACCGGCGCCTTTGTCTCCGGGTTGCTGGGTGGTTTTCTGGGATTAGGCGGCGGTGTCTTGCTGGTGCCATTCTTGACGCTGGTCTTCTTTATGCCAATGCAGCAGGCGGCCGCCCTGTCGCTGGCAACGGTCATGGCTAATTCGCTGGTTTCCTCCACTGAATATCTTAAAAGCAATCTCATCGACCTGAAACTGGTGATTCTGTTTTCTTTCTTCGCTTCGATTGGCGCTATCGCCGCCGGCGTGGTCGGGCATTATATCCCCGGAAATTATCTGCAGATCGCCTTTGCCCTGATATTGATTCATGCCACTTTTCTTATCTTGAGACGTCGCGATGAATCCCCCCATCAAAAAGCCCGCAGCCTCCTCTCCCGGCCTGTCACTACGGTGGCAATCGCCGTTGCCACCGGAATCTTGTCGACCCTGCTTGGCGTAGGCGGCGGCATAATCATTATTCCCGCATCTTATCTGATTCTGAATTATCCCATGGATATTTCGCGGGGAAGCTCCACTTTTGCCATCGGCATAATCGCCACCGCCGGTTCGGTGGTCTATCTTATCCACGGCACTCTTCGAGTCGAATGCGCCGGACCTATTATGCTCGGAACCATGGCCGGCGGGTGGCTCGGTGGACTTCTCGGGGCAAAAACCAAATCCGGCATAATCAAACCGATTTTTGCCATACTCTTTGTCTATCTGGCGATAAAAATGTTTTTAAGCGGTATTGCCTATGAATTCTGA
- a CDS encoding PfkB family carbohydrate kinase, which translates to MITAIGNPVYDYIKTKKIETQGRVLSGCSTNAALALAKLGEKVRLVGAIGNDFRQNFRQKLNEYGIEPVIYPSKQSGGFSLIYYDDFGNRTLDLLGRAADIEEIDPAVYEESKAVLIGPILGEISLDEIAAIRNIYDGFYFCDPQGLLRNADRNGRIHHEKVDGVEEALGLFTVVKPNELEGKVLTGLDCRKEPYKAAEIIKSWGPEIVIVTLAELGSVVYDGTDFIDIPPYKVDLVDATGAGDTYMAGFTFEFLKTGDLRKSACFASAVSSIMIEQVGPDFKMSETEVRRRQTALLSQTDYRIPVTYSIA; encoded by the coding sequence ATGATTACCGCAATCGGCAACCCGGTCTATGACTATATCAAAACGAAAAAAATCGAAACGCAAGGGCGTGTCCTCTCCGGCTGCAGCACCAACGCCGCCCTGGCGCTGGCGAAACTGGGCGAAAAAGTTCGCCTTGTCGGCGCCATCGGTAATGATTTCAGGCAGAATTTCCGGCAGAAACTTAATGAATATGGCATTGAGCCGGTTATATATCCCTCCAAACAGAGCGGCGGATTTTCTCTGATTTACTACGATGATTTCGGCAACCGCACCCTCGACCTGCTGGGACGCGCCGCCGATATTGAAGAAATCGACCCGGCGGTCTATGAGGAATCGAAAGCGGTGTTGATTGGTCCCATCCTGGGAGAAATTTCGCTTGATGAAATAGCCGCCATCCGAAATATCTACGACGGCTTCTATTTCTGCGATCCGCAGGGGCTTCTCCGGAATGCCGACCGCAACGGACGGATTCACCATGAGAAAGTTGACGGTGTCGAAGAGGCGCTGGGACTGTTTACCGTCGTTAAACCGAACGAACTCGAAGGAAAAGTTCTGACCGGGCTTGATTGCCGCAAAGAGCCGTACAAAGCGGCGGAGATAATCAAGAGTTGGGGACCGGAAATAGTCATTGTCACCCTGGCTGAACTCGGCTCGGTCGTCTATGACGGCACCGATTTTATCGACATCCCTCCCTACAAGGTGGACCTGGTCGATGCCACCGGAGCCGGCGACACCTACATGGCGGGCTTTACTTTCGAATTTCTCAAAACCGGCGACCTTCGTAAATCAGCCTGTTTCGCTTCCGCCGTCTCTTCCATTATGATAGAGCAGGTCGGGCCTGATTTCAAGATGTCGGAAACGGAGGTGCGCCGCCGACAAACAGCGCTTTTAAGCCAGACCGATTATCGTATTCCGGTTACCTACAGCATTGCCTGA
- a CDS encoding inositol-3-phosphate synthase, with product MGKVRVAIIGVGNCASSFVQGVEFYKKAREDEQVPGIMHVNLGGYHVNDIEFSAAIDIDKNKVGKDLAEAIFTKPNNTYKFCHVPKTGVIVQRGMTHDGLGKYLSEIIEKAPGDTVDIVKLLKETKTDVVVSYLPVGSEEATKWYVEQILDAGCGFVNCIPVFIAREPYWQNRFIERGLPVIGDDIKSQVGATIVHRVLTRLFRDRGVRLDRTSQLNIGGNTDFLNMLERSRLESKKISKTNAVTSQLDYEVGKDNVHIGPSDYVAWLLDRKWAYIRMEGTTFGNVPLNVEMKLEVWDSPNSAGVVIDAVRCCKLALDNGLTGSMKAPSSYFMKSPPVQYTDEEARRMTEEFILKYGWKGANKTAKPKLVIKGATEKPMATVSRKKILRKTLLKK from the coding sequence ATGGGAAAAGTTCGCGTAGCTATAATCGGTGTCGGTAACTGCGCCTCATCCTTTGTTCAGGGAGTGGAATTCTATAAGAAAGCGCGGGAGGATGAACAGGTCCCCGGCATCATGCATGTCAATCTGGGCGGATATCATGTCAATGATATCGAATTTTCCGCCGCCATCGATATTGACAAGAACAAAGTCGGTAAAGACCTTGCCGAGGCTATTTTCACCAAGCCGAATAACACTTACAAGTTCTGCCATGTCCCCAAAACCGGCGTCATTGTCCAGCGCGGCATGACCCATGACGGACTGGGGAAATATCTTTCGGAAATTATCGAAAAGGCTCCCGGGGATACCGTTGATATTGTCAAACTTCTCAAAGAGACCAAGACCGACGTGGTCGTCAGTTATCTTCCGGTCGGCTCCGAAGAAGCGACTAAGTGGTATGTGGAGCAGATACTTGACGCCGGCTGCGGATTTGTCAACTGCATTCCGGTCTTCATCGCCCGCGAGCCGTACTGGCAGAACCGCTTCATCGAGCGGGGGCTCCCTGTTATTGGCGACGATATCAAGTCGCAGGTCGGCGCGACTATCGTCCACCGCGTGTTGACTCGTCTCTTCCGCGACCGCGGCGTCCGGCTCGACCGCACCAGCCAGCTCAATATCGGCGGCAATACCGATTTCCTCAATATGCTAGAGCGAAGCCGCCTGGAATCAAAGAAAATCTCCAAGACCAACGCCGTCACCAGTCAACTCGATTATGAAGTCGGAAAAGATAATGTTCATATTGGACCATCCGATTATGTCGCCTGGCTGCTCGATAGAAAATGGGCATATATCCGGATGGAAGGAACGACTTTCGGCAATGTCCCTCTCAATGTCGAAATGAAACTGGAAGTCTGGGATTCCCCCAATTCCGCTGGCGTCGTCATTGATGCCGTCCGCTGCTGCAAACTTGCTCTCGACAACGGCCTGACCGGCTCCATGAAAGCCCCTTCTTCTTACTTCATGAAATCGCCGCCGGTTCAGTACACGGATGAGGAAGCCCGCCGTATGACCGAGGAATTCATTCTCAAATACGGCTGGAAAGGGGCGAACAAAACCGCCAAACCGAAGCTGGTGATAAAAGGCGCTACGGAGAAGCCGATGGCAACCGTCTCGCGCAAAAAAATCCTGCGGAAAACTCTTCTGAAAAAGTAG
- a CDS encoding TetR/AcrR family transcriptional regulator yields the protein MVIDENLIVELERRGIVTATFRKLSPAKKAAVYGAAQSELAQAVFDNVSLDRIADAAGISKGSLIQYFRHKEGLFHFVAEVYLSEYCSFLEDYFRSESAVRATERIRQFILGHLEYWEKGKGPFRYYFRLAYENDSRLTKGVLSRIRELRMQYWKGLVERGIETGQMRKDLGVSSVALALEALLSYLERLAGELPPAAKGKQYLENLTGEFVSGIWDGLKA from the coding sequence ATGGTTATAGACGAGAATCTGATTGTTGAGCTGGAACGGCGGGGAATAGTGACAGCCACATTCCGCAAACTGAGTCCGGCGAAGAAAGCGGCCGTTTACGGTGCGGCCCAGTCGGAACTGGCGCAGGCGGTTTTTGATAATGTCTCCCTGGACAGGATTGCCGACGCCGCCGGAATCTCAAAGGGGTCGCTGATTCAGTACTTTCGGCACAAGGAGGGGCTGTTTCATTTTGTGGCGGAGGTTTATCTGTCGGAATATTGCTCATTCCTCGAGGATTATTTTCGAAGCGAAAGTGCCGTCCGGGCGACGGAAAGAATCAGGCAATTCATCCTGGGGCACCTGGAGTACTGGGAGAAAGGGAAAGGGCCATTTCGGTACTATTTCAGGCTGGCGTATGAGAACGATTCCCGGCTGACAAAAGGGGTGCTCTCAAGAATCCGCGAGTTGCGGATGCAATACTGGAAAGGGCTTGTGGAGAGGGGGATTGAGACGGGGCAGATGCGGAAAGATCTGGGGGTGTCATCGGTGGCGCTGGCGCTGGAAGCTCTGTTATCATACCTGGAGAGACTTGCCGGCGAACTTCCGCCCGCGGCAAAGGGCAAACAGTATCTCGAGAACCTGACCGGGGAGTTTGTGAGCGGTATCTGGGACGGTCTGAAAGCCTGA